A genomic stretch from Euwallacea fornicatus isolate EFF26 chromosome 10, ASM4011564v1, whole genome shotgun sequence includes:
- the Mgat1 gene encoding alpha-1,3-mannosyl-glycoprotein 2-beta-N-acetylglucosaminyltransferase, whose translation MRVKRTVFAFVCVATVWLTVLFLVFSNNFGEQNRKNLYSQIVQLEEGIQHQFKSNNEIIKQTREFLDKKKQVSQELLVKEQGEDEVSNGELMVNPKAPGIDSPEGKLPILVFACNRVSVGRCLDKLLQYRPDSEKFPIIVTQDCDHDETANKIRSYGSQLTLIQQPDQSDIQVPPKEKKFKGYFKIARHYGWALNQMFFNFNFSTVIVVEDDLEIAPDFYEYFLGTYPLLQKDPTLWCVSAWNDNGKEGLVNAERPDLLYRTDFFPGLGWMMTRNLWLELYSKWPRSYWDDWIREPAQRKERSCIRPEISRTKTFGKIGVSNGMYFEKHLKYIKLNEESVPFSKMNLTYLLKENYDKDFVGAVYKCPVVNYEDLRNNNISFNGPVRITYRKLNEYKIITKKLGLMDDFRGGVPRMAYKGIITFHYKGRTVHLAPSVNWKGYELSWS comes from the exons ATGAGGGTAAAGCGGACAGTGTTTGCTTTCGTTTGTGTTGCTACTGTCTGGCTCACTGTCCTTTTCCTGGTGTTTTCGAACAACTTTGGAGAGCAGAACCGGAAAAATCTTTACTCGCAAATTGTTCAACTAGAAGAGGGCATACAGCACCAGTTCAAATCCAacaatgaaattataaaacagaCTCGAGAGTTTTTGGATAAAAAGAAGCAAGTTAGTCAAGAACTTCTCGTGAAAGAACAAGGGGAAGATGAAGTCTCCAATGGTGAGCTTATGGTTAACCCTAAGGCTCCAGGGATAGATTCACCTGAGGGAAAGTTGCCAATATTGGTTTTTGCTTGCAACAGAGTGAGTGTTGGTAGGTGTTTGGATAAATTACTACAGTACAGGCCTGATTCcgagaaatttccaattattgtTACTCAG GATTGTGATCATGATGAAACAGCCAACAAAATCCGCAGCTATGGCTCCCAATTGACCCTAATTCAACAACCAGATCAATCAGATATTCAGGTACCTCCAAAAGAGAAGAAATTCAAGGGGTACTTCAAAATAGCCCGCCATTATGGTTGGGCTTTAAACCAAatgttttttaactttaatttcagTACTGTAATTGTAGTGGAAG ATGACTTAGAAATAGCCCCAGATTTCTATGAATACTTCTTAGGTACTTATCCTTTGCTGCAGAAAGATCCTACGTTATGGTGCGTGTCTGCTTGGAATGATAATGGAAAAGAAGGCTTAGTTAATGCCGAAAGACCAGATTTGTTGTATAGAACCGACTTCTTTCCTGGATTGGGGTGGATGATGACCAGAAATCTGTGGCTAGAGCTCTATTCCAAGTGGCCTAGATC TTATTGGGACGATTGGATCAGGGAACCAGCGCAGCGGAAAGAGCGGTCCTGTATAAGACCGGAAATATCGAGAACAAaaacttttggaaaaatcgGTGTCTCTAACGGCATGTATTTTGAGAAACACTTGAAATACATCAAACTCAATGAGGAGTCGGTGCCGTTTTCCAAGATGAACCTCACGTATTTATTGAAAGAGAATTATGACAAAGATTTCGTGGGCGCTGTGTATAAATGTCCTGTGGTGAATTATGAGGATTTGCGTAACAATAATATCAGCTTCAATGGACCTGTTCGGATCACCTACAGGAAGTTGAACGAGTATAAGATAATCACCAAGAAACTGGGCCTTATGGACGATTTCAGA GGTGGAGTTCCAAGAATGGCGTATAAAGGCATCATAACATTCCACTACAAAGGAAGGACAGTACATTTGGCACCTAGTGTCAACTGGAAGGGGTATGAGTTGAGTTGGAGTTAA
- the LOC136341658 gene encoding KICSTOR complex protein kaptin-like translates to MNQFKDAHYFHIPSQGNIYTLTELKLASDKMLILAASLKREIYDFEYLEASQGLVPTSKEISFTYIPSGAEIISVDAFNKSAITNEVVIGITIIKNSNDSDTLETFLNIYSQLEEHEDFNIENIAQNCLTVELNYIPYKLMHTELVSWNDNEIANKEIVFILSGSDNVVHIYRENTTEHTYKEVDNREMFPEFTKTPSPVVWIDICHMNNYEERLTAFGCECGYVKLLKIHTKMKKIIYNFSTRFNNYIAQVYIYFENRTQRPEKLLNKLPSSLFLDKKDARQIVNLVVVNSILPSVHFRDVLKYGLSDYVTLPRYDSCTVFNSCVVADIDFDGRKEILLGTSSGEIILYKCDENDKKWYLEEIKHIVAPVLSLKYIDISGDGIKELIVSSMKGIHILQHDPVFVQKKLNDWIDAVTIPRICS, encoded by the exons ATGAACCAGTTTAAAGATGcccattattttcatattccgTCCCAGGGCAACATTTACACATTAACAGAGCTGAAACTGGCCAGCGACAAAATGCTAATTTTAGCAGCCTCCCTGAAACgagaaatttatgattttgagTATTTAGAGGCCTCCCAAGGGTTAGTTCCAACCTCCAAAGAGATATCCTTTACTTATATTCCAA GTGGAGCAGAAATAATTTCAGTGGACGCCTTTAATAAATCTGCAATTACCAATGAAGTGGTAATAGGAATTACTATTATCAAG AATAGTAATGATTCAGACACCCTTGAAACCTTCTTAAATATCTACTCCCAACTGGAGGAACATGAGGATTTTAACATAGAAAATATTGCCCAAAATTGTTTAACTGTGGAACTCAATTATATTCCCTATAAACTAATGCATACAGAATTGGTCAGTTGGAATGATAatgaaattgcaaataaagaa ATAGTGTTTATTCTCTCGGGAAGTGATAATGTAGTCCACATTTATCGTGAAAATACTACTGAACATACCTACAAAGAAGTGGACAACAGAGAAATGTTCCCAGAGTTTACTAAAACTCCCAGTCCTGTAGTGTGGATTGATATATGCCACATGAATAATTATGAAGA GCGTTTAACTGCTTTTGGCTGTGAATGTGGCTAtgtaaaactattaaaaatacacaccaaaatgaagaaaataatctaCAACTTTTCCACCAGATTCAACAATTATATTGCCCaagtttacatttattttgaaaacagaaCTCAGCGACctgaaaaattgcttaataaacTTCCCTCTAGCCTGTTTTTGGATAAGAAAGATGCACGGCAAATAGTAAATTTAGTGGTGGTCAATTCAATATTACCCTCGGTGCATTTTAG GGATGTTCTAAAATATGGTCTTAGTGACTATGTAACTTTACCTAGATATGATAGTTGCACTGTGTTTAATAGCTGTGTTGTGGCAGACATAGATTTCGATGGACGAAAAGAGATTTTGCTGGGGACTAGTTCTGGC GAAATCATTTTGTATAAATGTGACGAAAATGACAAGAAATGGTACTTAGAGGAAATCAAACATATCGTAGCTCCAGTTTTATCTTTGAAATATATTGATATTTCTGGGGATGGGATTAAGGAATTGATTGTGTCTTCAATGAAGGGAATCCACATTTTGCAA CATGACCCAGTATTTGTCCAGAAGAAATTAAACGATTGGATAGACGCAGTCACAATACCTCGAATTTGTTCATGA
- the LOC136341660 gene encoding transmembrane reductase CYB561D2-like, which produces MSIESASATTISSMTTSSTTHVTPKPKTTTRINVTTLQRLRWILNTFYYQLMATLTLVMFWCFFDNSATTQPIFTTHLVLSTIAYIPLMAVSIILFSEDNVTTLYIPRTNRNWIHGVLLIISAVLVTIGIAVEISEKSKVNRRHFTSKHAIYGLSSWVLIFVSLLLGVIVANTRTFSMFVRPILAKFIHNLLGLAAFALGLASIYVELGFFKMYHMSDHLLVGVKTLFILLSVWSGLTALYSLAHQFLSLFR; this is translated from the exons ATGAGTATCGAATCCGCTTCTGCCACCACCATAAGTAGCATGACCACGTCGTCGACCACGCACGTAACCCCCAAACCCAAGACTACCACTAGAATAAATGTGACCACATTGCAAAGGTTGAGATGGATACTCAATACTTTCTATTACCAGCTAATGGCTACTCTTACCCTAGTGATGTTTTGGTGCTTTTTTGATAACTCTGCTACTACTCAGCCAATTTTTACCACTCATTTGGTGTTGAGCACTATTGCG TATATCCCCTTAATGGCAGTTTCCATCATACTCTTCTCCGAAGACAACGTTACCACCCTCTACATACCCCGAACCAACCGGAATTGGATCCACGGAGTCCTGCTCATTATCAGTGCTGTATTGGTAACTATCGGGATAGCAGTGGAAATCTCCGAAAAAAGTAAAGTGAACAGGCGTCATTTTACCAGCAAGCACGCAATTTATG GTCTGTCTTCCTGGGTCCTGATCTTCGTCTCCCTCCTCCTTGGAGTAATCGTGGCCAACACTAGGACATTTTCCATGTTTGTTCGACCAATATTAGCCAAATTTATTCACAATTTATTGGGGTTAGCAGCTTTCGCATTGGGCCTCGCTTCCATATATGTGGAGTTGGGATTCTTCAAGATGTATCATATGTCAGATCACCTACTGGTAGGAGTAAAGACGCTGTTCATCTTACTCAGTGTGTGGAGTGGTCTGACTGCTTTGTACTCTTTAGCACACCAATTCTTAAGCCTATTTAGATAG